The Sulfurospirillum halorespirans DSM 13726 genome has a window encoding:
- a CDS encoding thioredoxin domain-containing protein, with protein sequence MKKYLLTLVALFSTTLFAATDAQIVEHFKSTVQVPNITIEIVSRKAVEGIDGMDFVTLSLSDGTRSQKLSIFTKDDLIFPDVISIKQGGSIKEMMEMAELQKKLSAIYKKEEKKNVISLGNDPKKETLVVFTDPECPYCRQELAQIEQRLTTNNLKLIFTPVHERSSLEKSVIIYNETSKVKTDADKIKILKKYYDENVKYEQKISDADVAHIDALKLKYFGAGIKGVPFIVKEKELLK encoded by the coding sequence ATGAAAAAATATCTTTTAACGCTTGTTGCACTTTTCTCAACCACTCTTTTTGCAGCAACCGACGCACAAATTGTTGAACACTTTAAATCAACCGTGCAAGTCCCCAACATTACCATTGAAATTGTCTCTCGCAAAGCCGTTGAAGGCATTGATGGTATGGATTTCGTGACCCTGAGTCTTAGCGATGGAACACGTTCACAAAAACTGAGCATCTTCACCAAAGATGACCTCATCTTCCCTGATGTAATTAGCATCAAACAAGGTGGAAGCATCAAAGAGATGATGGAGATGGCAGAGCTTCAGAAAAAACTCTCAGCGATCTACAAAAAAGAAGAGAAGAAAAATGTGATCTCTTTGGGTAATGACCCTAAAAAAGAGACCTTAGTTGTCTTCACTGATCCTGAATGTCCTTACTGTAGACAAGAGCTTGCCCAAATCGAGCAACGCCTTACCACCAACAATCTTAAGTTGATTTTCACACCGGTTCATGAGCGAAGTTCCCTTGAAAAATCGGTGATCATTTACAACGAAACATCCAAAGTCAAAACCGATGCAGATAAGATCAAAATCTTGAAAAAATACTACGATGAAAACGTCAAATATGAGCAAAAAATCAGCGATGCTGATGTCGCGCATATTGATGCACTTAAACTCAAATACTTTGGTGCTGGCATCAAAGGAGTACCGTTTATCGTGAAAGAAAAAGAGCTTTTAAAGTAA
- a CDS encoding HD domain-containing protein produces MREKWAYLNDIEGCDVVALYTLHNLIEIVYLKEGKQRSLTINFHVAGGAMGYVECFEFDSIPLPPVKEHHRFELQKILHVNLYGSDNGWECYEELELVCEKASYLLYFSDGESYATIEKERAPSLPKLPHVEASLPKELFSVECFKENLAFALLAHGEQKTPHGLPYSMHLLSVTAEVINALTCEPLSYDEANVAIACALLHDVNEDTTTKITKESPIAGNKEVIAKGVLALTKDKNLPSKETQMRDSLERLKKRQNCVAMVKLADRITNLGDPPKQWDEAKKRAYLEEAKVILSELGYAHHSLATKLSEKIEAYQLYM; encoded by the coding sequence ATGCGTGAAAAATGGGCGTATTTAAACGATATTGAGGGCTGTGACGTCGTAGCACTTTACACGCTTCATAATCTTATAGAAATTGTGTACCTCAAAGAGGGCAAACAGCGAAGTCTGACGATCAATTTTCATGTCGCAGGCGGTGCGATGGGCTATGTGGAGTGTTTTGAGTTTGATTCGATCCCACTTCCTCCTGTAAAGGAGCACCATCGTTTTGAGCTTCAAAAGATTTTACATGTAAACCTTTATGGAAGCGATAACGGCTGGGAGTGCTACGAAGAGCTTGAACTGGTTTGCGAAAAAGCCAGTTATCTTCTTTATTTTAGTGATGGCGAGTCTTATGCCACCATCGAAAAAGAGCGCGCACCAAGTCTTCCCAAACTACCTCATGTAGAAGCAAGCTTACCCAAAGAGCTTTTTAGCGTCGAATGTTTCAAAGAAAATCTCGCCTTCGCTCTGTTGGCACATGGTGAACAAAAGACGCCACACGGTTTGCCTTACTCGATGCACCTCTTAAGTGTCACTGCTGAAGTCATCAACGCTTTGACGTGTGAACCCCTCAGTTACGATGAAGCTAATGTCGCCATAGCGTGCGCCCTTTTGCACGATGTCAATGAAGATACAACGACTAAAATTACCAAAGAGAGCCCCATCGCAGGCAACAAAGAGGTGATCGCTAAAGGTGTTTTGGCACTCACGAAAGACAAAAATTTGCCCTCCAAAGAAACGCAAATGCGCGATAGTTTAGAGCGACTCAAAAAGCGTCAAAACTGTGTGGCAATGGTCAAACTTGCCGATCGCATCACGAATCTTGGGGATCCTCCAAAGCAGTGGGATGAAGCAAAAAAAAGAGCATATTTGGAAGAAGCAAAGGTGATTTTGAGTGAACTTGGCTACGCGCATCACTCTCTCGCTACCAAATTAAGCGAAAAAATTGAGGCATATCAGCTTTACATGTAA
- a CDS encoding pirin family protein yields MSFTLHKANQRGIAEHGWLHSHFSFSFAEYYNPSRMGFGALRVINDDIVEAGEGFGMHPHRDMEIISIVTKGVLIHKDSFGNHGEVHAGEIQYMSAGEGVLHSEFASKEESAALFQIWIHPNQKGGKPLYNQRDFRDVTKSNQWVTLVSPDGRDHSIAIKQEAFILTTELDEGKIISLAPTPSNRGKLVLVVEGEIEIDGVTLEERDEVQITEEKAYEIKALKPSWVLVFDVPMH; encoded by the coding sequence ATGTCATTTACACTTCATAAAGCCAACCAAAGAGGCATCGCAGAGCATGGTTGGCTTCATAGTCATTTTAGTTTTTCATTTGCCGAGTATTACAATCCTTCCCGCATGGGATTTGGTGCACTGCGTGTTATCAATGATGACATCGTAGAGGCAGGAGAGGGTTTTGGAATGCACCCGCATCGCGATATGGAGATCATCTCCATCGTGACCAAAGGAGTTTTGATTCACAAAGACTCGTTTGGCAATCACGGCGAAGTTCATGCCGGTGAAATTCAGTATATGAGTGCAGGAGAAGGGGTTTTACACTCTGAATTTGCCTCAAAAGAGGAGTCAGCTGCGCTGTTTCAAATCTGGATACACCCGAATCAAAAAGGTGGAAAACCACTCTATAACCAACGCGATTTTAGAGATGTCACCAAGAGCAATCAATGGGTAACACTCGTTTCACCCGATGGCAGAGACCATTCGATTGCAATCAAACAAGAGGCATTCATTTTGACCACCGAATTGGACGAGGGTAAAATAATTTCTTTAGCTCCCACACCTTCCAATCGTGGTAAACTCGTACTCGTTGTCGAAGGCGAAATAGAAATCGATGGTGTCACACTTGAAGAGCGAGATGAAGTACAGATCACCGAAGAAAAAGCCTATGAGATCAAAGCGTTGAAACCCTCTTGGGTTTTAGTATTTGATGTGCCAATGCACTAA
- a CDS encoding CDGSH iron-sulfur domain-containing protein translates to MSPVKMSLEANKEYHFCTCGKSATTVLCDGSHKGSGLAPKTFFVPESKEYYLCACKKSANAPFCDGSHAK, encoded by the coding sequence ATGTCACCTGTTAAAATGTCACTCGAAGCCAATAAAGAGTACCACTTCTGCACCTGTGGTAAAAGTGCTACGACTGTTTTATGCGATGGTAGCCATAAAGGTTCAGGTCTTGCTCCTAAAACATTTTTTGTTCCTGAGAGCAAAGAGTATTATCTTTGCGCCTGTAAAAAGAGCGCTAATGCTCCTTTTTGTGATGGAAGTCACGCAAAATAA
- a CDS encoding YceI family protein — translation MKIKTLLATSLLAGTALFAGNYNVDPTHSSADFSVKHAMISTVKGNFATFSGNFVYDEATKTLKSLNGTIQAATIDTGIKDRDDHLRSADLFDVAKYPTITFVLDEIKGDKAYGKLTMKGVTKPVVLAFENGGAATDPYGNKRVGLGLTGKINRTDFGISWNKALETGGVIVGEEVKIDVALEGILQK, via the coding sequence ATGAAAATTAAAACATTACTCGCAACATCCCTGTTGGCAGGAACTGCCCTCTTTGCTGGAAACTACAACGTTGACCCAACACATTCAAGCGCAGACTTCAGCGTTAAACACGCGATGATCTCAACGGTTAAAGGAAATTTTGCAACATTTAGCGGTAATTTTGTATACGATGAAGCAACCAAAACGCTTAAATCTCTCAATGGAACGATTCAAGCCGCCACCATCGATACAGGCATTAAAGACAGAGACGATCATTTACGTTCTGCCGATCTTTTCGATGTTGCAAAGTATCCAACGATTACGTTTGTTCTTGATGAAATCAAAGGCGACAAAGCGTATGGCAAGCTAACGATGAAAGGTGTGACCAAACCCGTTGTATTAGCTTTTGAGAACGGTGGCGCGGCTACAGATCCATACGGCAACAAACGTGTAGGACTTGGACTGACTGGGAAAATCAATCGAACAGATTTTGGTATCTCATGGAATAAAGCCCTTGAAACCGGCGGCGTGATCGTAGGTGAAGAGGTTAAAATCGACGTAGCCTTAGAGGGAATTTTACAAAAATAA
- a CDS encoding DUF234 domain-containing protein → MSHHPTLLAQFRSFYLQNKLNDLEVAIEYFSVFGGTSWNVDTTKPLFDLIAHKILKNYTYIHADITKLTYSNKQSHALLFACATGDRRVYSSYKKARLSREEGNEALHALLRSEIIELEYSLERPVREEDDNSDKLNFISPFMRFWFAFVSPFYKTIKENDFSEVEKAFTNREQGFNDLIFEKLSCELLKKSLIEDPIVEIGSYWDKNAEIDILAKTQSGKLIAGACKYTNTKVKKTELSKLKEQCAKAELEPDIFVIFSKSGFSSELKTLKGDDLKLFTLKSLKPLVEEIGEKELIPCEGKKY, encoded by the coding sequence ATGTCACACCACCCTACTCTTTTAGCGCAATTCCGCTCATTTTACCTTCAAAACAAACTAAACGATCTTGAAGTTGCCATCGAATACTTCAGCGTTTTTGGAGGTACCAGTTGGAATGTCGATACCACCAAACCTCTTTTTGATCTGATCGCACATAAGATTTTAAAAAACTACACCTACATTCATGCCGACATCACCAAACTGACCTACAGCAATAAACAGAGCCATGCGCTTCTTTTTGCGTGTGCTACGGGTGATCGTCGGGTTTACTCTTCGTACAAAAAAGCGCGTTTGAGTCGAGAAGAGGGCAATGAAGCGCTCCATGCACTTTTGCGCAGTGAGATCATCGAGCTGGAATATTCATTGGAGCGCCCCGTACGCGAAGAAGATGACAACTCCGATAAACTAAACTTCATCAGCCCCTTTATGCGCTTTTGGTTTGCCTTTGTCTCCCCTTTTTACAAAACCATCAAAGAGAATGATTTTAGCGAAGTTGAAAAAGCGTTTACCAACCGTGAACAAGGCTTTAATGATCTTATTTTTGAAAAACTCTCTTGTGAATTATTGAAAAAAAGTTTGATCGAAGATCCGATTGTGGAGATAGGCAGTTATTGGGATAAAAACGCTGAGATCGACATTTTGGCAAAGACACAATCGGGCAAACTGATCGCAGGTGCGTGCAAATACACCAACACCAAAGTGAAAAAAACCGAGCTTTCTAAACTCAAAGAGCAGTGCGCCAAAGCTGAACTTGAGCCTGATATATTCGTGATTTTTAGTAAAAGTGGCTTTAGCTCGGAACTGAAAACATTGAAGGGTGATGATCTTAAACTCTTTACGCTAAAAAGTTTGAAACCGCTCGTCGAAGAAATTGGTGAAAAAGAGTTGATCCCGTGTGAGGGAAAGAAATACTAA
- a CDS encoding PAS domain-containing protein, whose protein sequence is MLQIVLFATIAALVFIILYLYASLQKLQSEPRSSHQTLLDSETILQALPLPLCYKINAKWVTNKAFTHAFGTMSKETAELLNTLPRSGEHTHKMLFDNDITKQTLIYTAPLLGSSTDFVAIIVDIAHLHKSKALLMQQKERLELALEGSDEALWDWDMKNEIIFYSSKWKHLMGYEAKDHPSTLSSWLNLVHSKDMALVNERLKAHLDGKSDLFVVDHRVRGSDPLRWVNVRGKVIVGKNEQPIRMVGTIRDISNRKSEEVLEHAEHERFIAFVEHIPALCFIKNAQGHYLYMNQAYQKFLGFKTWKNKTAMSLFNERTAADIAETDRLSLYEGVLEHDITLPTAEGFNTHFHLYQFVIDEENEKLLCGFCINKPFKE, encoded by the coding sequence ATGTTGCAGATCGTCCTTTTTGCCACCATTGCCGCTTTAGTTTTCATTATTCTCTACCTTTACGCAAGCCTTCAAAAACTCCAGAGTGAACCTCGCTCGTCGCACCAAACGCTCTTAGACAGTGAAACGATTCTTCAAGCACTCCCTCTTCCGCTTTGTTACAAAATAAATGCCAAATGGGTTACCAATAAAGCCTTTACGCATGCGTTTGGAACGATGAGCAAAGAGACGGCAGAGCTTTTAAACACGCTTCCAAGAAGTGGCGAACATACCCACAAAATGCTGTTTGATAACGACATTACCAAACAAACACTGATCTACACGGCACCGCTTTTAGGCTCATCCACTGATTTTGTCGCCATCATTGTTGACATTGCACATCTGCATAAAAGCAAAGCCTTGTTGATGCAGCAAAAAGAGCGTTTAGAGCTCGCCCTTGAGGGAAGTGATGAGGCATTGTGGGACTGGGATATGAAAAATGAGATCATCTTCTACTCCTCAAAATGGAAACACTTGATGGGCTATGAAGCCAAAGATCACCCCTCAACTCTCTCGTCATGGCTCAATTTAGTTCACTCTAAAGATATGGCGCTCGTGAATGAACGCTTAAAAGCGCATCTGGATGGCAAAAGCGATCTGTTTGTGGTCGATCATCGCGTGCGCGGAAGCGATCCTTTGCGCTGGGTCAATGTACGAGGCAAAGTGATTGTGGGCAAAAATGAGCAACCTATTCGCATGGTTGGCACGATTCGAGACATCAGCAACCGTAAAAGCGAAGAGGTGCTAGAACACGCGGAACATGAACGCTTTATCGCTTTTGTGGAGCATATTCCCGCACTTTGTTTTATTAAAAATGCGCAAGGGCATTATCTGTACATGAATCAAGCCTATCAAAAATTCTTGGGCTTTAAAACATGGAAAAACAAAACAGCGATGAGCCTTTTTAATGAAAGAACAGCGGCAGATATTGCTGAAACCGATCGTTTGAGCCTTTATGAAGGCGTCCTTGAGCACGATATTACACTCCCCACAGCAGAAGGATTTAACACCCATTTTCATCTGTATCAATTTGTCATTGATGAAGAAAATGAAAAATTATTGTGTGGATTTTGCATTAACAAACCGTTCAAAGAGTAG
- a CDS encoding MarR family winged helix-turn-helix transcriptional regulator: MKLRSNVKSYGERTDRSMQVWIQILRAFQKIRAKELKYINASGLSMNQFEILEVLYHRGDLQIGAITKLIESTPGNVTVVVKNLVRDGFIQTLPCSEDSRVRIVSITESGRELIESMFPQHASNLQSYFEVLSDEELIVLYDLLRKLQKAQ, from the coding sequence ATGAAACTGAGATCAAACGTTAAAAGTTATGGTGAACGCACCGATAGAAGTATGCAAGTCTGGATTCAAATCCTACGCGCATTTCAAAAAATCCGTGCCAAAGAGTTGAAATACATCAACGCATCAGGCCTTAGCATGAATCAATTTGAAATCTTAGAAGTCCTTTACCATCGTGGCGATTTACAAATAGGCGCGATCACAAAATTGATTGAGAGCACGCCTGGCAATGTCACCGTGGTTGTGAAAAATCTCGTCAGAGATGGGTTTATACAAACACTGCCCTGCTCTGAAGATAGCCGTGTGCGCATTGTAAGCATTACTGAGAGCGGACGTGAACTCATCGAGAGTATGTTCCCTCAGCATGCAAGCAATCTGCAAAGCTATTTTGAGGTGTTGAGCGATGAAGAGTTGATCGTGTTGTACGATCTGTTACGAAAATTGCAAAAAGCGCAATAA
- a CDS encoding response regulator transcription factor, whose amino-acid sequence MQPNLIMIEDDVELAEILCNFLKRYNITVTNYDDPYLGISALSLIKYDLLILDLSLPGMDGLEICKEVRAKSDIPIIISSARSDLEDKIVGLELGADDYLPKPYEPKELYARIISVLRRYKKSNSVSEEVSHSTLILKEESHTIFFQGTPLTLTPAEYDVLTHLIKKNNCVVSRTELLNSALSLNEENESRSLDVLISRIRTKLGESSKEPKLIHSVRGIGYRLQA is encoded by the coding sequence ATGCAACCGAACCTCATAATGATCGAGGATGATGTCGAACTTGCCGAAATCTTATGCAATTTTTTAAAACGCTATAACATCACCGTCACCAACTACGACGACCCCTATCTTGGCATCAGTGCGCTAAGCCTTATCAAATACGACCTGCTCATTTTAGACCTCTCTTTGCCTGGTATGGACGGGCTGGAGATATGCAAAGAGGTACGCGCCAAAAGCGATATTCCCATTATCATCTCCTCCGCACGAAGCGATTTGGAAGATAAAATCGTAGGCTTGGAACTCGGAGCAGACGACTACTTGCCAAAACCTTATGAGCCTAAAGAGCTTTACGCGCGCATCATCAGTGTGCTCAGACGCTACAAAAAAAGCAACTCGGTGAGCGAAGAGGTCAGTCATTCAACGCTGATTCTCAAAGAAGAGAGCCACACCATCTTCTTTCAAGGTACACCGCTCACACTCACCCCAGCCGAATACGACGTGTTAACCCATCTCATCAAAAAAAACAACTGCGTGGTCTCGCGAACGGAGCTTCTTAACAGCGCGCTGAGTCTCAATGAAGAGAATGAAAGCCGAAGCCTTGATGTGCTTATCAGCCGTATTCGCACCAAATTAGGCGAGAGTTCTAAAGAGCCAAAACTCATTCATTCGGTCAGAGGCATCGGGTACAGGCTCCAAGCATGA
- the sdhA gene encoding 8-methylmenaquinol:fumarate reductase flavoprotein subunit, which translates to MTEQFNRREFLQSACITMGALMVGTGGVEKAYAATSSATSDTQMPTCDILIIGSGGAGLRAAVAAMKKNPKLSVVVVSKTMPSRSATTMAEGGINGVVDFSKGDSYELHAYDTVKGGDFLVDQDSSIKFCKAAGEAINELDYLGMPFSRTKEGKVKARPFGGASKVRCNFSADKTGHIVAHTCLDDAISNGVKFLMDHELLDIGVDNGHCEGAVLRNIRTGVIAPVRAKSVILATGGYTRIFWNRTSTPYISTGDGVAAALRAGVAFKDPEMVQFHPTGVVHGGTLITEAARGEGGYLLNNQGERFMKRYAPSKMELGPRDIVARAIETEIREGRAFGQGLEAYVLLDVRHLGREKIIKDLPQIRHVGKLFENIDLVDQPMIIRPTAHYSMGGIDVAKFDDMSTPIPGLFSAGEASCVSIHGANRLGGNSLSDAVVTGKIAGEGAAAYASKADFSAGKRLHDVALQWNSRFKEVTSGSGDAKAMYAIREELGAQNWDNMGIFRTQAKLTSLSSGLEELQARYSALRIPNPNPVYNTAFTEYVELGNLLLLSQAACLAASERKESRGAHTREDFLKRDDANFLKHSMVTMNESGKLQMGWRDVEITQFKVEERKY; encoded by the coding sequence ATGACTGAACAGTTTAACCGCAGAGAATTTCTGCAGTCAGCTTGTATTACCATGGGTGCATTAATGGTTGGTACGGGTGGTGTTGAAAAAGCGTATGCTGCCACATCTTCGGCAACATCCGATACGCAAATGCCAACGTGCGATATTTTGATTATTGGTTCGGGTGGCGCAGGGCTTCGTGCTGCTGTTGCTGCAATGAAAAAAAATCCAAAGCTTAGCGTGGTTGTCGTGAGCAAGACAATGCCTTCACGCAGTGCAACGACGATGGCTGAGGGTGGTATCAACGGTGTTGTTGATTTTAGTAAGGGTGATTCGTATGAACTCCACGCTTACGATACCGTTAAAGGTGGTGACTTTCTTGTCGATCAAGACTCTTCGATCAAATTCTGTAAAGCCGCGGGTGAAGCGATTAATGAATTAGATTATTTAGGGATGCCTTTTTCTCGTACTAAAGAGGGCAAAGTCAAAGCGAGACCTTTTGGTGGTGCTTCAAAAGTGCGCTGTAACTTCTCTGCCGATAAAACAGGCCATATTGTGGCGCACACCTGTTTGGATGACGCCATCAGCAATGGTGTGAAATTTTTGATGGATCATGAACTTCTTGACATTGGTGTTGACAACGGTCATTGTGAAGGTGCTGTATTACGTAACATTCGTACCGGTGTCATTGCTCCGGTTCGTGCAAAATCGGTTATTTTAGCAACGGGTGGTTATACCCGCATTTTCTGGAATCGTACATCGACTCCTTACATCTCAACAGGTGATGGTGTTGCAGCAGCGCTTCGTGCAGGTGTTGCCTTTAAAGACCCAGAAATGGTTCAGTTCCATCCAACCGGTGTTGTTCACGGTGGTACACTTATTACTGAAGCAGCACGTGGTGAAGGTGGTTACTTGCTCAATAACCAAGGTGAGCGTTTTATGAAACGTTACGCTCCAAGCAAAATGGAGTTAGGACCTCGCGATATCGTTGCGCGTGCTATTGAGACTGAAATCCGTGAAGGACGTGCGTTTGGTCAAGGACTTGAGGCGTATGTTTTACTCGATGTGAGACATCTTGGACGTGAAAAAATTATTAAAGATTTACCACAAATTCGTCACGTAGGCAAGCTTTTTGAGAACATCGATCTTGTCGATCAGCCGATGATTATCAGACCAACGGCGCACTACTCTATGGGTGGTATTGATGTTGCGAAATTTGATGATATGTCAACACCGATTCCTGGACTCTTTAGCGCAGGTGAAGCTTCATGTGTTTCGATTCATGGTGCAAACCGTTTGGGTGGTAACTCACTCTCAGACGCGGTTGTGACAGGAAAAATTGCAGGCGAAGGTGCAGCGGCGTATGCCAGTAAAGCAGACTTCAGTGCTGGTAAACGCCTTCATGATGTCGCACTCCAATGGAATAGCCGTTTCAAAGAGGTGACCAGTGGCAGTGGCGATGCCAAAGCGATGTATGCGATTCGCGAAGAACTCGGTGCTCAAAACTGGGACAATATGGGAATTTTCCGTACACAAGCTAAACTTACCTCGTTATCAAGTGGTTTAGAAGAGCTTCAAGCACGCTATTCTGCGTTACGCATTCCAAACCCAAATCCAGTGTATAACACCGCGTTTACGGAGTATGTTGAGCTGGGTAACTTGTTGCTTTTATCTCAAGCGGCGTGTTTGGCTGCAAGCGAGCGTAAAGAGTCTCGTGGTGCACATACCAGAGAAGACTTCTTGAAACGCGATGATGCGAACTTCCTAAAACACTCGATGGTCACGATGAATGAGAGCGGTAAGTTGCAAATGGGCTGGAGAGATGTCGAAATCACCCAGTTTAAAGTTGAGGAGAGGAAATACTAA
- the sdhE gene encoding 8-methylmenaquinol:fumarate reductase membrane anchor subunit, with amino-acid sequence MQKEFAFFPGCVLTQAAIEAKMAIEAIAPILGITLKEIKGWSCCGASQAQDVDPLATLVANARNLALAEQMNLPMLTTCSTCLLMLTRAKTQLDNGQKERINTFLAEGKMNYKGTSEVTSLLWLLAQNAEEIKAKVKKPLSNLKVAVFYGCHSVRPEKDLGFESSVNPTSFETVVKALGAEVVPFEKRLDCCGFHAVYPAEKSVMKMTSGIVSSAAASKADCVVTPCPLCQMQLDIYQDDAQSIAKSKARVPVLHLSQLVGLALGIDAKKLGLDYNVIDASKLA; translated from the coding sequence ATGCAAAAAGAATTCGCTTTTTTCCCTGGTTGCGTGCTTACTCAAGCCGCGATTGAAGCTAAAATGGCTATTGAAGCCATCGCTCCAATTTTGGGAATTACCCTTAAAGAGATTAAAGGATGGAGTTGTTGTGGTGCTTCTCAAGCACAAGATGTTGATCCATTAGCAACGTTGGTTGCCAATGCACGTAACCTTGCCCTTGCTGAGCAAATGAATCTACCGATGTTGACAACATGCAGTACCTGTTTATTGATGCTCACACGTGCTAAAACACAACTGGATAACGGTCAAAAAGAGCGTATCAACACCTTCCTTGCTGAAGGAAAGATGAACTACAAAGGGACGAGTGAAGTGACAAGTCTTCTTTGGTTACTCGCTCAAAATGCTGAAGAGATTAAAGCGAAAGTGAAAAAACCACTTTCAAATCTTAAAGTCGCTGTCTTTTACGGTTGCCATAGTGTCAGACCTGAAAAAGATTTAGGCTTTGAGAGTTCTGTGAATCCTACCAGTTTTGAAACCGTTGTGAAAGCACTCGGAGCAGAGGTTGTTCCATTTGAAAAACGTTTGGATTGTTGTGGTTTCCACGCGGTTTATCCTGCTGAGAAATCGGTTATGAAAATGACCAGTGGTATTGTTAGCAGTGCTGCTGCGTCTAAAGCAGACTGTGTAGTAACGCCATGTCCTCTTTGCCAAATGCAATTAGACATTTATCAAGATGATGCACAAAGTATTGCAAAATCAAAAGCACGTGTACCCGTTCTTCACCTTTCTCAATTGGTAGGTTTAGCGCTTGGTATTGATGCTAAGAAATTAGGACTTGATTACAACGTGATTGATGCGAGCAAACTTGCATAA
- the sdhB gene encoding 8-methylmenaquinol:fumarate reductase iron-sulfur subunit: MKFIIERFDGKKSYEQTYTVEKKDIEALTLLSVLLLIKQTQDVTLNFTASCRCAICGACGVRVNGHAYIACDSKMTELFEEYGDTDAFRIAPLANFKVISDLVVDWEPAMENLRKIKPALVAKSEFSEKEGCRQNQEEFDRIIKQWDCILCGCCASECNKLTADHTDYMEPFVFTHAWRAANDSRSKDPMIHVKPSVTNGLWNCVHCQECANRCPKHISSADDIAGLRALAMRKGLNSGVGPAHAKSFYTDLVEDSGRLNEIRLALRTEGVSTVMRAGTAVTLMSAGKMNPLEVFGGHTIEGHKDLVKMIKAAQAANKE, encoded by the coding sequence ATGAAATTTATCATTGAACGCTTTGATGGCAAAAAAAGCTATGAGCAAACCTATACGGTAGAAAAAAAAGATATTGAAGCATTAACCTTATTAAGTGTATTGCTTTTAATTAAGCAGACACAAGATGTAACACTCAACTTTACAGCATCTTGTCGTTGTGCGATTTGTGGCGCCTGTGGTGTGCGTGTCAATGGACATGCGTATATTGCTTGTGATAGTAAGATGACAGAACTTTTTGAAGAGTATGGCGACACCGATGCCTTCCGCATTGCTCCTTTGGCAAACTTCAAAGTGATTTCCGATCTTGTCGTTGATTGGGAACCTGCGATGGAAAACCTACGCAAAATCAAACCCGCACTTGTGGCAAAATCTGAATTCTCAGAAAAAGAGGGTTGTCGCCAAAATCAAGAAGAGTTTGATCGCATTATTAAACAATGGGATTGTATCCTCTGCGGTTGTTGTGCATCTGAGTGTAATAAACTCACAGCAGATCATACAGACTATATGGAACCATTTGTCTTTACCCATGCGTGGCGTGCTGCGAATGATTCACGTTCAAAAGACCCAATGATTCATGTTAAACCGTCCGTAACCAATGGTTTGTGGAACTGTGTTCACTGCCAAGAGTGTGCAAATCGTTGCCCCAAACATATCAGCTCCGCCGATGACATCGCAGGGTTACGTGCTCTTGCAATGCGAAAAGGTTTAAACAGTGGCGTAGGCCCAGCACATGCTAAGTCTTTCTATACCGACTTAGTTGAAGACTCAGGTCGTCTTAATGAGATTCGACTTGCGCTTAGAACCGAAGGTGTTAGCACTGTTATGCGTGCTGGAACAGCCGTTACGTTAATGAGTGCAGGCAAAATGAATCCGTTAGAGGTATTTGGTGGTCATACGATCGAAGGTCATAAAGACTTAGTAAAAATGATTAAAGCAGCACAAGCTGCTAACAAGGAGTAA